In Kocuria turfanensis, a single genomic region encodes these proteins:
- a CDS encoding metal-dependent hydrolase, protein MMGPSHAACGAAAWVALTADYQLHLQDLSMPIGWGLLDVGDAGVLTGALVTAGAALLPDLDHPGGTVARSLRPLSTWLSRGICRLSGGHRRGTHSVLGVLAFTGLAAAAQKIGIPVGDLGRVWPLAAVMSVLLIAFAVQVLAFVPERVAKLNWVVGIGLGVVVGLYPPAHEWWFAAAVGTGVVAHLAGDLVTTRGIHLLYPLRMPLPLPRAVYKNRSFLTVPLIGNAGSAAELALLAPITLFALTGLWGAFALATGLVVA, encoded by the coding sequence ATGATGGGACCGAGCCATGCGGCCTGCGGGGCAGCCGCATGGGTGGCACTGACCGCCGACTACCAGCTGCACCTGCAGGACCTCAGCATGCCGATCGGGTGGGGGCTGCTGGACGTCGGCGACGCCGGGGTGCTCACCGGCGCCCTGGTCACCGCCGGCGCGGCGCTGCTGCCGGACCTGGACCATCCGGGCGGCACCGTGGCCCGGTCCCTGCGGCCCCTGTCCACGTGGCTGTCCCGCGGGATCTGCCGGCTCTCGGGCGGGCACCGCCGCGGCACCCACTCGGTGCTGGGGGTGCTGGCGTTCACCGGTCTGGCGGCGGCCGCGCAGAAGATCGGCATCCCCGTCGGGGACCTGGGCCGGGTCTGGCCGCTGGCGGCGGTCATGTCCGTGCTGCTCATCGCGTTCGCCGTGCAGGTGCTCGCCTTCGTGCCGGAGCGGGTGGCGAAGCTCAACTGGGTCGTGGGGATCGGACTGGGCGTCGTCGTGGGCCTGTACCCGCCCGCCCACGAGTGGTGGTTCGCCGCCGCGGTGGGCACGGGCGTGGTGGCCCACCTGGCGGGGGACCTCGTGACCACGCGCGGGATCCACCTGCTCTACCCGCTGCGGATGCCGCTGCCCCTGCCGCGCGCCGTGTACAAGAACCGGTCGTTCCTCACCGTGCCGCTGATCGGCAACGCCGGGTCGGCCGCGGAGCTCGCGCTGCTCGCCCCGATCAC
- a CDS encoding alpha/beta fold hydrolase produces the protein MLRFTRSGSGASTVLLLPGLLCTQQLWGRARPLLEAFHDVLTVDLPGVGGSLPEGPADLAAYADRVCEVLDAEEIERCVWVGHSLGGYVLAAALERHAARISHAVLAYSTTAADDAGARAGRDKGIAAVREQGVGAYARRQMPRTFREDARREDVEAAIRQAQDWPEAAVVRALEAMRDRPDRTPLLLEHSELPVLLVQGDDDPAIGALDPQERHVTRIVTDTAHMGVLTDPHTFAGIVHGWVADEIERSA, from the coding sequence GTGCTCCGCTTCACCCGCTCCGGTTCGGGGGCGTCCACCGTGCTGCTGCTCCCGGGGCTGCTGTGCACCCAGCAGCTCTGGGGCCGGGCCCGGCCGCTGCTCGAGGCCTTCCACGACGTCCTCACGGTGGACCTGCCGGGGGTCGGCGGCAGCCTCCCGGAGGGCCCCGCGGACCTCGCCGCGTACGCGGACCGGGTGTGCGAGGTGCTCGACGCCGAGGAGATCGAGCGCTGCGTGTGGGTGGGGCACTCACTGGGCGGCTACGTGCTGGCCGCGGCCCTGGAGCGTCACGCCGCGCGGATCAGCCACGCGGTCCTGGCCTACAGCACCACCGCGGCCGACGACGCGGGGGCACGGGCCGGCCGGGACAAGGGGATCGCCGCCGTGCGGGAGCAGGGCGTGGGGGCCTACGCGCGCCGGCAGATGCCCCGGACGTTCCGGGAGGACGCCCGCCGGGAGGACGTGGAGGCCGCGATCCGGCAGGCCCAGGACTGGCCGGAGGCCGCCGTGGTCCGTGCGCTCGAGGCCATGCGGGACCGCCCCGACCGGACACCGCTGCTCCTGGAGCACTCCGAGCTGCCGGTGCTGCTCGTCCAGGGGGACGACGACCCCGCGATCGGCGCCCTCGACCCGCAGGAGCGCCACGTCACCCGCATCGTCACGGACACCGCCCACATGGGTGTGCTCACCGACCCGCACACCTTCGCGGGCATCGTCCACGGCTGGGTGGCCGACGAGATCGAGCGCTCCGCCTGA
- a CDS encoding YdcF family protein yields MTWAAASLLALALAWLLACWAVLQHPRTDQPSRSDALFVLGPPDRTRMAEAQRLMDAGVAPVLVIAVPGAGDLGDGSGRVHYPRAQQVCAAEPAYEVICFRPDPSTTQGEALRLRELSEQRGWDHVSALTYRQHVGRSRLILERCYAGELDVLSFDYPQVPRGLLREFAYQSGGFAKAWLTPGCDQQLPWRPKSRS; encoded by the coding sequence GTGACGTGGGCCGCCGCCTCGCTGCTGGCCCTGGCGCTGGCCTGGCTGCTGGCGTGCTGGGCCGTGCTCCAGCACCCGCGCACGGACCAGCCGTCCCGGTCGGACGCCCTGTTCGTCCTCGGTCCCCCGGACCGGACCCGCATGGCGGAGGCGCAGCGGCTCATGGACGCCGGGGTGGCGCCGGTGCTCGTGATCGCCGTCCCCGGCGCCGGGGACCTCGGCGACGGCTCCGGACGCGTCCACTACCCGCGGGCCCAGCAGGTCTGCGCGGCGGAGCCGGCCTACGAGGTGATCTGCTTCCGGCCGGACCCGTCCACCACCCAGGGCGAGGCCCTGCGGCTGCGGGAGCTCAGCGAGCAGCGGGGCTGGGACCACGTCAGCGCGCTCACCTACCGCCAGCACGTCGGCCGGTCCCGGCTGATCCTCGAGCGCTGCTACGCCGGCGAGCTGGACGTGCTCTCCTTCGACTACCCGCAGGTGCCGCGGGGCCTGCTGCGGGAGTTCGCCTACCAGTCCGGCGGTTTCGCCAAGGCCTGGCTCACCCCCGGCTGCGACCAGCAGCTGCCCTGGCGGCCGAAGTCCCGGAGCTGA